A single genomic interval of Bacillota bacterium harbors:
- a CDS encoding DUF6298 domain-containing protein, producing MPADHSTPMGPLRPHPRNPRYFANARGRAIYLTGSHTWMNLQDMGTADPPKPFDFSAYLDFLVQHHHNFIRLWSWQSTGAWIFPRITPHPWRRTGPGNASDGKPRFDLTQRDAAYFRRLRERVQLARQRGIYVSVMLFVGGNVSVPDEWKRHPFRRGNNVNGVDGDIDGDGTGKETVTLQQHRQLRTVREIQLEYVRHVIDTVNEFDNVLYEIINEGGTREWDWFMVNFIHEYEQTKPLQHPVGLTGHGGESNDSMLSSPAEWFSPGASEWRDLLSNPRVADGRKVSILDTDHLWGEGGDYLWVWKSFLRGHNPIYMDRIAALTGDTRGDIPGAESARKAMGLTRQIAEQTDMAAMVPRPELASTGYCLAHEGREYVVFLPETRKVQVNLSASRKPLTIRWIHPVEGTVKQGKTVQGGARRELESPFEGDAVLWMRTI from the coding sequence CAGACCACAGCACACCGATGGGTCCATTGCGTCCTCATCCGCGCAACCCGCGCTATTTTGCCAATGCACGCGGTCGGGCAATCTACCTGACCGGTTCCCACACATGGATGAACCTTCAGGATATGGGGACTGCGGATCCACCCAAACCGTTTGATTTTAGCGCGTATCTCGACTTTTTGGTACAGCACCATCACAACTTCATTCGCCTCTGGTCGTGGCAATCGACAGGAGCCTGGATATTCCCCCGTATTACCCCGCACCCCTGGCGACGCACCGGACCGGGCAATGCCAGCGATGGCAAGCCTCGTTTTGACCTGACTCAGCGTGATGCCGCATACTTCCGTCGCCTGCGTGAACGGGTACAGCTCGCCCGACAGCGCGGCATCTATGTATCGGTGATGCTGTTCGTCGGTGGCAACGTGTCCGTACCCGACGAGTGGAAAAGACACCCCTTCCGACGCGGCAACAATGTCAACGGCGTCGACGGCGATATCGACGGAGACGGTACGGGCAAGGAGACGGTAACTCTTCAGCAACACCGGCAGCTTCGAACGGTGCGGGAAATACAGCTTGAGTACGTCCGTCACGTCATCGACACGGTGAATGAGTTCGACAATGTGCTGTATGAGATTATCAACGAAGGCGGCACGCGCGAGTGGGATTGGTTTATGGTGAATTTCATCCACGAATACGAGCAAACGAAACCTCTGCAGCACCCGGTGGGATTGACCGGTCACGGCGGAGAGAGCAATGACAGCATGCTGAGCAGTCCTGCGGAATGGTTCTCACCCGGCGCAAGTGAGTGGAGAGACCTGCTTTCGAACCCGCGCGTTGCCGATGGGCGAAAGGTCTCGATTCTGGACACCGACCATCTCTGGGGAGAAGGTGGTGACTACCTCTGGGTATGGAAGAGCTTCCTCAGAGGACATAATCCCATTTACATGGACCGCATCGCCGCGCTGACGGGAGACACACGTGGCGACATTCCGGGAGCGGAATCTGCGCGCAAGGCGATGGGGCTTACCCGACAGATTGCGGAGCAGACGGACATGGCAGCGATGGTCCCCCGCCCCGAACTCGCCTCCACTGGTTACTGCCTGGCGCACGAGGGCAGAGAGTACGTGGTATTCCTGCCGGAAACGCGCAAGGTGCAGGTCAATCTGTCGGCATCCCGCAAACCTCTCACCATACGGTGGATTCACCCGGTAGAGGGAACCGTGAAACAGGGAAAGACAGTGCAGGGTGGTGCGCGACGCGAACTGGAGTCGCCTTTTGAAGGAGACGCAGTACTCTGGATGCGGACGATTTAG